In Thermoplasmatales archaeon, the genomic stretch TATTATCTCCATGAGCATGAATTATAACAATGCTTCCCCTTTCATTCGCATTTAATATATCTTCAACATTTCCATCTAAATCAGTTGTTATTATATCTGGAAGAATTCCTTTTCCCATTAAAAATGATGTTGTTTCATCAGCAGAAATTATAACCCCTTCAATTTTTTCAATATCTTTTTCGGAAATTGCGGCGCCGCAAATTGTTACAATTTTCCCTTCAATAAGTTCCTTTAAATATCTTTCATCTATTTTTTCATTGTTTGAAGATAATTTTTCAGCAATTTTTGCGGATTTTTCATCTTCCTCCATGCTATAGCCAAAATCCCTTAAAATTTCTTCATATATTTTCTTCCATTTCCCCCATTCCATTTTATTCCCATTCTATTGTGGCTGGCGGCTTGTTTGAAATATCATATACAACCCTATTTACATCCTTTATTTCATTAACTATTCTGCCAGCTATTTTTTCAAGCAGTTCGTGAGGTAATTTTGAATAGCTTGCTGTCATTGCATCTGAAGAATCAACACTCCTTATAGCTATGGTATATCCATAGGCCCTTCTATCTCCATGAACCCCAACACTTCTAACTGGAAGTAAAACAGCAAAATATTGCCATGGTTTCGCTATATTTTTTTCTCTGCAGAAATCCTCTATTTCTTCCTCAACAATCTTGCACGCCTTTCTTACAATTTTTATTTTTTCCTCGTTTATTTCTCCTACTATTCTTACTGCAAGCCCAGGCCCAGGAAAAGGCTGTCTTTCATGAACCTCTATGCCCAAATATTTTGCAACTTTTCTTACCTCATCCTTATATAAATCTC encodes the following:
- a CDS encoding DUF115 domain-containing protein — translated: MEWGKWKKIYEEILRDFGYSMEEDEKSAKIAEKLSSNNEKIDERYLKELIEGKIVTICGAAISEKDIEKIEGVIISADETTSFLMGKGILPDIITTDLDGNVEDILNANERGSIVIIHAHGDNIDAIKNYLRKFKGKIMITTQSKPFGNVYNFGGFTDGDRAYCIAKHFNAKKINVVGFDFSNPVKKDRKNLENKRKKLEWAKKIMDTCSR